One region of Salvia miltiorrhiza cultivar Shanhuang (shh) chromosome 3, IMPLAD_Smil_shh, whole genome shotgun sequence genomic DNA includes:
- the LOC131018339 gene encoding putative late blight resistance protein homolog R1A-3: MGVFEEDDSVRVSTLVKLWVSEGFLRPMNGKSLETIAIEFLRDLVDRNLILVGKVGKTGNIKFVKIHDLLRDLCLNQSKKDGFYHVIGQSSPRGISSQRRVVVPRNAPKKKVLDDLQSMPRARSIISECGRVPRIKNSRLLRTLQAYPYFEDKRYVIKSLAQYVNLRHLAVEVGSISSIFTSFTRLWNLHILILCCWKVFTAPAEIWRMPQLRHIEMTGVRFYLPEPSSDDVVVMENLLVLKGIANFRCSEEVVKRIPNIKKLKIQYFGRGGIEQDDDYCVNNIRHLCKLESLYVRRHYGFIASLSVLTFPQSLKKLNLDMYGDFEWEKILEKIGALPLLEKFKLWEGCFGTGKWEMVEGQFPSLKHLQLFACPNLKQWTAESSSIFPRLEKLHLSDMRQLKEIPTQIGDIPTLQKISMKDCGESAVMCAKEIVEEQVELQGEDLPFHVQVWVQRKNEALVQNLAGPNFEVYALQY, translated from the coding sequence ATGGGAGTGTTTGAGGAGGATGATTCTGTTAGAGTATCAACACTCGTGAAGCTATGGGTTTCAGAAGGATTTTTAAGACCCATGAATGGCAAAAGTTTGGAAACTATAGCCATAGAGTTCTTACGGGACTTGGTTGATAGAAATCTCATTCTAGTTGGTAAAGTGGGGAAGAcaggaaacataaaatttgtcaaaattcatgatttgttgAGGGATTTATGCTTGAACCAGAGCAAGAAAGATGGGTTCTATCATGTCATAGGGCAATCTAGTCCTCGAGGCATAAGTAGCCAACGCCGCGTTGTTGTACCCAGGAACGCGCCAAAGAAGAAAGTTCTTGACGACTTGCAGTCTATGCCACGTGCTCGTTCCATTATCAGTGAATGTGGGAGAGTACCGCGTATTAAGAATTCCAGGTTGCTTAGAACATTACAGGCATACCCTTATTTTGAAGATAAAAGATACGTGATCAAGTCCCTTGCGCAGTATGTTAACTTGCGCCACCTTGCTGTTGAAGTTGGTAGCATCTCCTCGATCTTTACCTCGTTTACTCGCCTCTGGAATCTGCACATATTGATTCTTTGTTGTTGGAAGGTGTTCACTGCACCGGCTGAGATTTGGAGAATGCCACAACTTAGGCATATTGAAATGACTGGAGTAAGATTTTATCTTCCAGAACCTTCGAGTGATGATGTCGTCGTCATGGAGAATCTACTGGTGCTTAAGGGAATAGCAAATTTCAGGTGCAGTGAAGAGGTGGTTAAGAGAATTCCCAACATCAAAAAATTGAAGATACAGTATTTTGGGAGAGGGGGAATCGAGCAAGATGATGATTATTGTGTGAACAATATCAGACATTTGTGTAAATTGGAATCCCTCTACGTACGGCGTCACTATGGTTTTATAGCTTCTTTGTCTGTGCTCACATTCCCCCaaagcctcaagaagttgaatcTTGACATGTATGGTGACTTTGAATGGGAAAAAATATTGGAAAAGATAGGTGCGTTGCCCCTTCTCGAGAAGTTCAAGTTGTGGGAGGGATGCTTTGGAACAGGCAAGTGGGAAATGGTTGAAGGCCAGTTCCCTTCCCTCAAACACTTGCAATTGTTTGCGTGTCCTAATTTGAAGCAATGGACTGCGGAATCGAGCTCCATCTTTCCACGCCTTGAGAAGCTTCATCTTTCTGATATGCGACAGTTGAAGGAGATCCCGACTCAAATTGGAGACATACCGACGCTGCAAAAGATAAGTATGAAAGATTGTGGCGAATCTGCTGTGATGTGCGCAAAGGAGATCGTAGAGGAACAAGTAGAATTACAAGGGGAAGATCTTCCATTTCATGTTCAAGTTTGGGTTCAGCGTAAGAACGAAGCACTAGTGCAGAACTTGGCAGGTCCCAACTTCGAAGTCTATGCATTACAGTATTAG
- the LOC131018338 gene encoding putative late blight resistance protein homolog R1A-10 — protein MAYEAFDTLLQTLDRILKHGDDRAITHSVKQEILSIRVQAVVLQLNLKHYPNKETIRDAAVSTHEIIEYLFSEENLSDGARLANRLRKLAERLESTVGDVVDCIKGKGSIGSVTDSADVSSSSRSAITSSKDDGVVGFEEDVEVIKNRLLERSSRLRVLPIVGTGGIGKTTLAKIVYNHASVVENFDICAWVTISQDHSVERIVLNLLASMKEISTLRDSDIPMETLIYKYLLGRRYLIVMDDMWSKKAWDDVRMLFPDSGNGSWIIVTTRLHDVAAYVNSSSSIHTMSVLDAHHSWNLLEQKVFAGRYFPIELKDIGKKIVQNCGGLPLSIVVVAGLLSKVHTRSSWEQIAANDGQLESIIGSSYTHLPNHLKPCLLYMSGFPEDQEIRVTELVNLWMSEGFVTLSNGSKSLEEEAEDCYEDLVERSLVLVANRKFDGKIKSCSLHDIVREFCIRQAAKEKVILPVIDYLPTPILRRHFVPRLIKDHHSISTTSYDLLHLKDSVHSSHIRTIICIPKKGGRFVGIVEKFSSLRVLHVLRRSDYWDWEPGQVFDLVHLTYLASNIPNNIVPSTILKLQNLQILIIYRSEVRLPVEIWRLRKLRYLIAFSFQPLPSPEWEQNPLDNLEALSLATDLVCSKRMVEMIPNIKKLGICYSKEKFDVNAGYCLDNLNLFCQLEKLKLEMSGGFLSRQLAETRGLNFPLQLRRLTLSGGKLPWNDMTIIGSLPNLEVLKLRNYACKGNYWMTIEGNFRELRFLLIDRSGLVDWITEASHFPRLECLILRRCRVLYRIPRNIGYIPTLKLIEVEKWHMRSLLSSAALIEKMQRNSGNDSFQVRVKHS, from the coding sequence ATGGCTTATGAAGCTTTTGATACTCTGCTTCAAACCTTAGATCGAATCCTAAAGCATGGCGATGATCGCGCCATCACTCATTCTGTTAAACAAGAAATTTTATCCATCCGCGTCCAAGCTGTCGTCTTGCAGTTGAATCTCAAACATTATCCAAACAAAGAAACAATCAGAGATGCAGCAGTTTCAACACATGAGATTATTGAATATCTCTTCTCTGAAGAAAACCTTTCAGATGGAGCCAGACTTGCGAACAGGCTGAGGAAACTAGCAGAGAGATTGGAGTCAACCGTTGGAGATGTGGTGGATTGCATCAAGGGTAAAGGCTCAATCGGCAGTGTAACTGATTCTGCCGATGTTAGTTCATCATCAAGATCAGCAATCACAAGCAGCAAAGATGATGGTGTGGTTGGTTTTGAAGAAGATGTGGAAGTGATCAAGAATCGGCTTTTAGAGAGATCATCCAGACTACGAGTCCTCCCAATTGTTGGAACAGGAGGCATTGGTAAGACCACACTTGCTAAAATTGTTTATAATCATGCATCCGTTGTGGAAAATTTTGATATCTGCGCCTGGGTCACAATATCACAAGATCATAGTGTAGAACGTATTGTTCTAAATCTTCTAGCTTCCATGAAAGAAATTTCAACACTAAGAGATAGTGACATCCCTATGGAAACCTTAATTTACAAATACCTACTAGGTCGGAGGTATCTTATTGTAATGGACGACATGTGGAGTAAGAAAGCTTGGGATGATGTAAGGATGTTGTTTCCTGACTCCGGTAATGGCAGTTGGATCATAGTAACCACAAGGCTGCATGATGTGGCTGCTTATGTCAACTCTTCTAGTTCCATTCATACTATGAGTGTGTTGGATGCACATCATAGTTGGAATTTGCTAGAGCAGAAGGTGTTTGCCGGTAGATACTTTCCTATTGAACTAAAAGATATAGGGAAGAAAATTGTTCAAAATTGTGGAGGACTCCCCCTTTCAATCGTGGTGGTGGCAGGACTTCTATCTAAGGTTCATACTCGATCCTCATGGGAGCAAATTGCTGCAAATGACGGGCAGCTTGAATCAATAATTGGTTCGAGTTATACTCATTTACCCAATCACTTGAAGCCATGTCTTTTATATATGTCTGGCTTTCCAGAAGATCAGGAGATTCGTGTTACAGAGCTTGTTAATCTTTGGATGTCCGAAGGTTTTGTAACACTTTCAAATGGATCTAAAAGCTTAGAAGAGGAGGCAGAAGATTGTTATGAGGATCTTGTCGAGAGAAGTCTAGTTTTGGTCGCCAACAGGAAGTTTGATGGGAAAATAAAGAGTTGCAGCCTTCATGATATTGTGCGGGAATTTTGCATAAGGCAAGCTGCAAAAGAGAAGGTAATTCTGCCAGTTATTGATTATTTACCTACTCCTATCCTGCGAAGGCATTTTGTTCCACGTCTCATAAAAGATCATCACAGCATAAGTACTACTTCCTATGATCTACTACATCTCAAAGACTCTGTGCATAGCTCACACATACGCACCATTATATGCATCCCCAAGAAAGGGGGTAGGTTTGTGGGCATTGTAGAGAAGTTTAGTTCATTGAGGGTCCTTCATGTTTTACGTAGAAGCGATTATTGGGACTGGGAGCCAGGTCAAGTGTTCGATCTGGTTCATTTAACTTACCTTGCTTCCAACATTCCCAATAATATAGTTCCTTCAACCATATTAAAGCTTCAGAAtcttcaaattttaattatttatagatcTGAGGTTCGTTTGCCTGTGGAGATTTGGAGGTTGCGAAAATTAAGATATCTTATTGCCTTCTCATTTCAACCCTTACCGAGCCCTGAGTGGGAACAAAATCCCCTCGATAACTTGGAGGCACTTTCGCTGGCAACAGACTTGGTGTGCAGTAAAAGAATGGTGGAAATGATTCCAAACATTAAAAAGTTGGGAATATGTTACTCCAAGGAGAAGTTTGATGTGAATGCAGGCTATTGCCTCGACAATCTTAATTTGTTTTGTCAActtgagaaattgaaattggagaTGAGTGGAGGTTTTTTATCGAGACAACTTGCTGAAACTAGAGGTCTAAACTTTCCTCTACAACTGAGAAGGTTAACCTTGAGTGGTGGGAAGCTTCCTTGGAATGATATGACCATCATTGGTTCATTACCTAATCTTGAAGTGCTTAAACTAAGAAACTATGCTTGCAAAGGCAATTACTGGATGACAATTGAGGGAAATTTTCGTGAGCTGAGATTCTTGCTAATTGACCGATCAGGTTTGGTTGATTGGATAACTGAAGCTAGCCACTTCCCGAGACTCGAGTGCCTAATACTTCGTCGGTGTCGTGTTCTATATAGGATTCCACGTAATATTGGATACATTCCAACACTTAAGCTGATTGAGGTCGAGAAGTGGCACATGCGTAGTCTTTTAAGCTCGGCAGCACTGATAGAAAAAATGCAACGGAATTCTGGAAATGATAGCTTTCAAGTTCGTGTGAAGCATTCCTGA